ATACAGACTATAAATATTGAAGAGACACTTCAAAACAGTTATCTTGACTATTCAATGAGTGTTATCGTCGGTCGTGCGTTACCAGATGTTAGAGATGGTTTAAAACCGGTTCATAGACGTATACTATATGCTATGGATAAACTAAACCTATCTTTTGGTTCAAAATACAAAAAATCTGCACGTATCGTCGGGGATGTAATCGGTCAGTACCACCCGCACGGTGATACAGCAGTTTACGATGCGCTTGTTCGTATGGCTCAAGACTTCTCAATGAGAATGGAACTTGTCGACGGACAAGGAAACTTCGGTTCAGTTGATGGTGACTCTGCAGCAGCAATGCGTTATACGGAAGCACGTATGACAAAATATGCAGGAGAACTTTTAAAAGATCTTGATAAAAACACTGTAAACATGATCGATAACTACGATGCTACAACAAAAGAACCGGATGTAATGCCTACACGTGTTCCAAACCTATTAATTAATGGTTCAAGCGGTATCGCAGTTGGTATGGCTACCAATATACCTCCACATAACCCAACTGAAGTGATGAATGCACTTAAAGCAGTTTTAGCAAATCCAAATATTTCATTAACTGAGCTTATGGAATATATCCCGGCACCTGATTTTCCAACGGGTGGTATCATTTTCGGTAAAAAAGGTATTATAGAAGCATATGAAAGTGGTCGTGGACGTATCAAAATTCGTGCAAAAACACATATTGAGCAAAAAGGTAAAAAAGAGATCATTATTATTGATGAGCTTCCATACCAAGTAAATAAAGCACGTTTAATTGAAAATGTTGCAAATCTGGTAAAAGATAAGCTGATCGACGGTGTAAGTGAAATTCGTGATGAGTCAGACCGTGACGGTATGCGTGTTGTAATTGAGCTTAAAAAAGATGCGATGAGTGAAATTGTTCTTAACAACCTTTTCAAACAAACAGCTATGCAAGTAACGTTTGGTATTATTATGCTATCTATATTAAATCAAGAGCCTCGTATCTTTGGTTTAATTGATATTTTAAAACACTTTATCAATCACCGTAAAACAATTATTATCCGTCGTACTATCTTTGATCTTGAAAAAGCAAAAGCTCGTGCACACATCTTAGAGGGTCTGAAAAAAGCGATCGATATCATTGATGATGTTATTCGTGTTATCCGTGCATCAAAAACTGAAGAGCTTGCAAAAGAGAACCTAGTAAGCGAATTTGACTTCTCTGAAATCCAAGCAGCAAGTATCGTTGCTATGAGACTTGGTCGTTTAACTGGTTTAGAGATCGAAAAAATCGAGAACGAACTTCAAGAGTTAATGAAACTGATCGAATACCTAGAGTCTATCTTAAAAAGTGAAGAAGTACTTCACGGTATTATCGATGAAGAGTTTGATGAGATTTTAGAAACATATTCTGGAAAAAGAAAAACAGATGTTGAAGACGATTATGACGATATCGACATCGAAGACTTAATTCCAAATGAGCCAATGGTTGTAACTATTACTCACAGAGGTTACATTAAACGTGTACCTTTAGCGAACTACGAGAAACAAAAACGCGGCGGTAAAGGTAAAACTGCTGTAACTACATATGAAGATGACTTTATTGAGCGATTCTTTACATGTAACACACACGATACATTATTATTTGTAACAGATCGCGGACAGCTTCACTGGTTAAAAGTTTATAAAATCCCAGAAGGCACACGTACAGCAAAAGGTAAGGCAGTTGTAAACCTGCTTCAATTAGTACAAGATGAGAAAATACAGTCGATTATCCCAACAACTGATTTCAGTGAAGAGAAATCACTTGTATTCTTTACACAAAACGGTGTTGTTAAACGTACAAACTTAAGTGAATTTAGCAATATCAGAAGTAACGGTGTAAGAGCAATTGTACTTGATGATGATGATTCACTAATCACAGCTAAAATTGCTGAGCCAGAAACTAAATACCTTTTCATCGTAACAAAAATGGCACAATGTATTAAATTTGAAATTGAGAAAACTCGTGAACAAGGTAGAAGTACACGTGGTGTTAGAGGTATCAAGTTTAAACATGCAGGTGATGAAGTTGTTGATGCAAATATCATCTCAAGCGATGAACAAGAGATACTCATTGTAAGTGAAAAAGGTATTGGTAAACGTACTGATGCTGGTGAATATCGTCTGACAAACCGTGGTGGTTCAGGTGTAATCGCTATGAAAATGACCGCAAAAACAGGTAAAAATGTTGTTGGTATCTTAATGGTTGATGAGAGCATGGATATGATGGCACTTACAAAAGCCGGTAAAATGATCCGTGTAGATATGCAAACAATTTCAAAATCAAGCCGTAACACTTCTGGTGTATATATAGTAAAAGGTGACGATGTAGCAAGCATCTCTCGTTGTCCGAAAAAAGAAGAAGATGAAGAGGATGATGAAAACACTGAAGGTGAAGCAACACTAGACTTGGAATAGTTCTTGCTTAAACCCTTACAATAACTCTGAAGAGCCTGTCTCTTCAATAAGGATATTTTATGAAATACTCTTTAGTATTACTTACTTTACTTAGTTTAAATGCTTTTGCAGCTGAAACAGAGATTATGACAAAATCTCAAGCTCAAGACTCTACAAAAGTAATTACTGTACCTAATGAAACAGTAATCAATGTAAACTACCCTACGGTAGAGCAACAATCTGCATCTGTTCAAGAGGTTACTAAACCTGAAGAAAAAACAGAAGAAGTAGAGACTGCTGAAGTTGTAGATAACGAGCCTGTTTTAGAAGCTAATAAAGAACTAATTATCAGTGTTGTAGGACAAGGTGTAGCACCTTTAAATACTGCTTCACCTGCTCAAGCTTATGCACTTGCGAAACGTGCAGCTGTTGCTGATGCATACAGACTAATTGCTGAGAAAGTAAAAGGTGTTCGTGTTGATGGTCAAGACTTGATTAAAAATATGATGGTAAAACGTTCAACTGTAAGAACATCTGTTCAAGCAATGGTTAAAAATGCAAATATCGTTGAAACAAACTTTAAAGAGGGACTATGCGAAGTAGAGATGGAGATCGCTCTATCTTATTCTCAATTTGCGCATTAATCTTTAGTTCACTTAGCTTATATGCGGGTGAATACCTAATCTCTTACAGATATGTTGTTAAAGATGCGCTTTTATATAATGAGCATCTTGACATATCTCCCGCTATGCAACAATGCACAGGTATACCTCAAAAGAGTATCTTTTTAGATCCCCACAATTCAGAAAAACTAAAAACAGTGATCGAAAAAAACAGACAAGAGTTTGTAAACTATCTACATAAACTTGGTTTACAAGTAGAGCATAATGAGAAAACAATAAACTTTCAAAACTCTTCTACAACAGTACTTACACTAAAAACAACATGTTTCAAAGTCGATTTTAATGATAATTCTGTTAAAATTACGCCTTTAAAATAGCTCGTAAAATAGGACCTTTCGTGAAGATAGCAATAGTTGAAGATGATATCAATATGAGAAAATCGCTAGAGATTGCTATGGGTGAATTTAAAGAGTTTGAAATAAAAACCTTTAAAAATGCCAAAGATGCACTCAAAGGCTTAGATGATAGCTTTGATCTAGTTATAACAGATATCAATATGCCGGGAATGGATGGCATAGAATTTGTAAAAGAACTAGGCGGAAAATTTGAAGTTATTATTATGACCGGAAATGCAACCTTATCTCGTGCTATTGAATCTATTCAGTTAGGTGTAAAAGACTTTTTACTTAAACCATTTGATGTAGACACTCTAGTGGCAGCTATTAAACGGGAAGAAAAAGTTCAAAATGTTAAAAAAACTGCTTCGAAAAAAACTAAAAAAGATACAAGTGACTTTTTAGGAGACTCAGAAGCACTTAAAAATATTTTGAAACTTGCCGATAAAGCGAGTAAAACAGATGCAAGTATTTTACTTCTAGGTGAGAGTGGTGTAGGAAAAGAGGTATTTGCTTCTTATGTGCATAAAAATTCACAAAGAGCTAAAAAGCCTTTTGTAGCGATCAATATGGCTGCAATTCCTGAAAACCTCATAGAGAGTGAATTATTTGGTTTTGAAAAAGGTGCTTTTACCGATGCTTTTGAAGCAAAAGCGGGACAATTTGAACTTGCTAACGGCGGGACACTGTTTTTAGATGAGATTGGAGAGATGCCTTACGGAGTTCAAGCAAAACTGCTTCGTGCTCTACAAGAGAAAGAGGTACGCCGTCTTGGTTCATCAAAACCTATAAAAATAGACATTCGAGTAGTTTCTGCAACGAATGCAAACCTAGATGAAAAAATCAAGGCTGGAGAGTTTAGAGAAGATTTATATTATAGATTAAATACGATTCCACTAAATATTCCACCTTTACGAGAACGTAAAGATGAGATACTTAGCATTGCAGAGATTACATGTGAAAAAAACTGTAATAAATATGGATTTGAAAATAAAACATTTTCAAAAGAGGCAAAAAATGAGTTGTTAGAGTATAATTGGCCAGGAAATATCCGTGAGCTGATCTCTGTAATAGAGAGAGCTGTTATACTTAGTGAAACAGATGAAATTCAAAAAGAAGATTTATATTTAGATACAAGAAAGTAGGAGACTTTATGAGAAAATTCAATTTAGCGGTAGTTGGTGCCAACGGTGCTGTTGGTGAAGAGGTATTAAGAATCTTAGAGGAGATCGATTTTCCACTAAACAAACTAGTTCCACTAGCGAGTAGTAGAAGTGCAGGAAAAACTGTTGAGTTTAATGGTCAAGATCTTGTAATTAAAGAGTTAACAAATGAGATCTTTGAACAAGAAGAAATAGAGATCGCAATTTTTAGTGCAGGAGGAAGTGTAAGCGAAGCATTTGCTCCTGCAGCTGTTAAAGCTGGTGCTGTTGTGATCGATAATACATCTCATTTTAGAATGGATCCTAAAGTTCCTTTAGTTGTTCCAGAAGTAAATCCTGAAGATATTGCAAAATGGGAAGAAACAGGGATCATTGCAAATCCTAACTGTTCAACTATTCAAATGGTTCAAGCACTCAAACCTCTTGATGAAGCGTATGATCTTGTTCGTGTGGATGTATCAACTTACCAAGCGACAAGCGGTGCAGGAAAATCTGCTATGGAAGAGTTAGTTCAACAGATGCAAGACTTCTTTGCATTTAAACTTGACGAGAGTGAGCATAAAGCATTTAACCAACAAATCGCTTTAAACGTAATCCCGCAAATTGATAAATTTATGGATAACGGTTATACAAAAGAAGAGATGAAAATGGTTAACGAAACAACTAAGATTATGCACAAAGAGATAGCATTAAGTGCTACTTGTGTTCGTGTACCGGTTCTTCGTGGTCACTCTGAAGCATTAACACTTACTTTTGACTCTGAAGTAAATGCTACCGAAGCTAGAGAGATTCTTTCAAAAGCTCCAAACATCGTTATCTTAGATGATCCTAATGCTGCTGTATATCCAATGCCAAAAGATTGTATTGACCGTAATGAAACTTTTGTTGGACGTATCAGAGAAGACAACTATTCAAACAATATGTTACATATGTTTGTTGTTGCTGACAACTTAAGAGTAGGTGCTGCGACAAATGCAGTAAGAATTGCACAAAAATTTATAGAGATGCAAGAGGCATAATTATGGAAAAGTTATTTGAAAGCGGTTTATGGGGTTCAAGATTCATTGTACTTTTAGCCGTTATTTTTGGTCTTTTAGGTGCAATTGTTTTATTTGCTGTTGCTTCATTTGACATTTATGAGACACTTAAACTCGTTATAGACACATATGTAAACCACCATCACCCTGAACATTTCCATGAACTGGTAGTGGGTGGTATTATCGGTGCAGTTGATCTTTATCTGATCGGTGTTGTGATGCTACTATTTTCTTTTGGTATTTATGAACTGTTTATCTCGGATATTGATGTAGCAAGAGAAGGTGACGATGAAGAGAATAAGATTCTATCAATCCACTCCCTTGATCAATTAAAAGATAAGATCTCAAAAGTTATCGTAATGGTTTTAGTAGTTGGATTTTTCCAAAAAGTTGGTCTTGCAAGTTACCAATCACCACTAGAACTTTTATATTTAGCCCTTTCTATCACTGCTGTTGCTGTTGGTTTATACTTTTTAAGTAAAGTTGGGCATCATCATTAGTATTAAAAATACTAATAGAAATTGAATTTGATTTATACACAAGGAAAAAAATGAGTAAGATATTTGTAGATGCATGTTTTGGAAAAGAAACACCTTATACACCTGTTTGGATGATGAGACAAGCGGGTCGTTATCTACCGGAATATATGGAAGTAAGAGCTAAAGCAGGAAACTTCTTAAACCTTTGTCATAATCCTGAGATGGCATGTGAAGTTACACTACAACCGGTTGATATCTTAGATGTTGATGCTGCAATTTTATTTAGCGATATTCTTGTTATCCCTGACGAAATGGGGATGGATTTATCGTTTGTAAAAGGTGAAGGTCCTAAATTTTCTGATCCAATCAAATCTGAAGCTGACTTAGACAGACTAATCGGTGGAGAAGAAGCTGCATCTAAACTTACTTATGTTTATGAAACTATTGAACTTA
Above is a window of Sulfurimonas marina DNA encoding:
- a CDS encoding aspartate-semialdehyde dehydrogenase — encoded protein: MRKFNLAVVGANGAVGEEVLRILEEIDFPLNKLVPLASSRSAGKTVEFNGQDLVIKELTNEIFEQEEIEIAIFSAGGSVSEAFAPAAVKAGAVVIDNTSHFRMDPKVPLVVPEVNPEDIAKWEETGIIANPNCSTIQMVQALKPLDEAYDLVRVDVSTYQATSGAGKSAMEELVQQMQDFFAFKLDESEHKAFNQQIALNVIPQIDKFMDNGYTKEEMKMVNETTKIMHKEIALSATCVRVPVLRGHSEALTLTFDSEVNATEAREILSKAPNIVILDDPNAAVYPMPKDCIDRNETFVGRIREDNYSNNMLHMFVVADNLRVGAATNAVRIAQKFIEMQEA
- a CDS encoding LPP20 family lipoprotein, with product MKYSLVLLTLLSLNAFAAETEIMTKSQAQDSTKVITVPNETVINVNYPTVEQQSASVQEVTKPEEKTEEVETAEVVDNEPVLEANKELIISVVGQGVAPLNTASPAQAYALAKRAAVADAYRLIAEKVKGVRVDGQDLIKNMMVKRSTVRTSVQAMVKNANIVETNFKEGLCEVEMEIALSYSQFAH
- a CDS encoding sigma-54-dependent transcriptional regulator, which codes for MKIAIVEDDINMRKSLEIAMGEFKEFEIKTFKNAKDALKGLDDSFDLVITDINMPGMDGIEFVKELGGKFEVIIMTGNATLSRAIESIQLGVKDFLLKPFDVDTLVAAIKREEKVQNVKKTASKKTKKDTSDFLGDSEALKNILKLADKASKTDASILLLGESGVGKEVFASYVHKNSQRAKKPFVAINMAAIPENLIESELFGFEKGAFTDAFEAKAGQFELANGGTLFLDEIGEMPYGVQAKLLRALQEKEVRRLGSSKPIKIDIRVVSATNANLDEKIKAGEFREDLYYRLNTIPLNIPPLRERKDEILSIAEITCEKNCNKYGFENKTFSKEAKNELLEYNWPGNIRELISVIERAVILSETDEIQKEDLYLDTRK
- the gyrA gene encoding DNA gyrase subunit A — its product is MGDLLNNEEIQTINIEETLQNSYLDYSMSVIVGRALPDVRDGLKPVHRRILYAMDKLNLSFGSKYKKSARIVGDVIGQYHPHGDTAVYDALVRMAQDFSMRMELVDGQGNFGSVDGDSAAAMRYTEARMTKYAGELLKDLDKNTVNMIDNYDATTKEPDVMPTRVPNLLINGSSGIAVGMATNIPPHNPTEVMNALKAVLANPNISLTELMEYIPAPDFPTGGIIFGKKGIIEAYESGRGRIKIRAKTHIEQKGKKEIIIIDELPYQVNKARLIENVANLVKDKLIDGVSEIRDESDRDGMRVVIELKKDAMSEIVLNNLFKQTAMQVTFGIIMLSILNQEPRIFGLIDILKHFINHRKTIIIRRTIFDLEKAKARAHILEGLKKAIDIIDDVIRVIRASKTEELAKENLVSEFDFSEIQAASIVAMRLGRLTGLEIEKIENELQELMKLIEYLESILKSEEVLHGIIDEEFDEILETYSGKRKTDVEDDYDDIDIEDLIPNEPMVVTITHRGYIKRVPLANYEKQKRGGKGKTAVTTYEDDFIERFFTCNTHDTLLFVTDRGQLHWLKVYKIPEGTRTAKGKAVVNLLQLVQDEKIQSIIPTTDFSEEKSLVFFTQNGVVKRTNLSEFSNIRSNGVRAIVLDDDDSLITAKIAEPETKYLFIVTKMAQCIKFEIEKTREQGRSTRGVRGIKFKHAGDEVVDANIISSDEQEILIVSEKGIGKRTDAGEYRLTNRGGSGVIAMKMTAKTGKNVVGILMVDESMDMMALTKAGKMIRVDMQTISKSSRNTSGVYIVKGDDVASISRCPKKEEDEEDDENTEGEATLDLE
- a CDS encoding YqhA family protein, with product MEKLFESGLWGSRFIVLLAVIFGLLGAIVLFAVASFDIYETLKLVIDTYVNHHHPEHFHELVVGGIIGAVDLYLIGVVMLLFSFGIYELFISDIDVAREGDDEENKILSIHSLDQLKDKISKVIVMVLVVGFFQKVGLASYQSPLELLYLALSITAVAVGLYFLSKVGHHH